A region of the Nocardia nova SH22a genome:
CGCTGGCTGACCTTCCGCAGCAGTGAACGCACACCGGCGTTCGCGTCGATGCGCCGCGCGGTCGAACATCGCGCCCTCATGGGTATCGCACTCGGCGATCTGGACCTGGCCAGCAACAAACCGCTGACCGTCGCGGCGCTGAGCCGCGGCTGGACGCTGTACGCCAACACCAAGCCGCGGGGCCGGGCGCTGGCGGCCACCGACAGCGAGGTCGTGCTGGGCAATGTCTGGCGCTCCCTGCAGCACATGCACCGCGCCCAGATCTCGCACGGTGATCTGCGAGCCGACGAGATCCACGTCGCCGAGGGGCGGGTGCTGTTCGGTGGCTTCATGAACGCGGAATTCGGCTCGCACGACGCCCGCTTCGCCACCGATATCGCCCAGCTGCTGTTGACGACGAGTGCGCTGTTCGGCGCCGAATCCGCGGTACGCACCGCGATCGGGGTCATGGGCGAGCAGTGCGTCATCGACGCCTCCCGGCGAATCACCAAGACCGGTATCGGCAATCACGTCCGCAAATCGGTGCCCGATGCCGGCGAACTCATGAAGAGTGTGCGCGCGCAGGTGCTCACGCAGACGGGCGAGGACCGCATCGAGGCCGCCCGGATCACCCGGTACTCCCGCAACCAGATCATCCAGCTGGTGCTGTTGATCGGCCTGGTGTACGTGGCCTACCCGTACATCAGCCAGGTGCCGACGTTCTTCACCGAACTGCGCACCGCGAACTGGTGGTGGGCGCTGCTCGGCCTGGCGATCTCGGCCTCCACCTATGTGGGTGCGGCGATGGCGCTGTGGGGCTGTGCCGGGGAGAAGGTGAACTTCCCCAACCTGATGGTCATGCAGGTGGCGAACACCTTCGCCGCGACCACGACCCCGGCCGGTGTGGGTGGTCTGGCGCTGAGTGTGCGTTTCCTGCAGAAGAGCGGCCTGGGCACGGTCAAGGCGACCGCGGCGGTGGCGCTGCAACAGCTCGTGCAGGTGATCACCCATGTGGGACTGCTGATTCTGTTCAGCGTGGCCGCGGGCGTCTCGGCGAATCTGTCCCATTTCGTCCCGAGTGCGACGGTGTTGTATCTGCTGGCGGGCGGCCTGCTCGGGGCCGTCGGCGCGGCGATGTTCGTGCCGACCGTGCGGCGCTGGCTGCGCACCGAGGTGCGCCCGCAGCTGGCGGAGGTGATCGGCGAACTGCGCACCCTGGCCCAGCGGCCGGTGCGCCTGCTCATGATCGTCGGCGGCTGCGCGACCACCACCCTCGGCGCGGCCGGTGCGCTGTGGGCCGCGATCGAGGCGTTCGGCGGCGCCACCACCTTCGTGACCGTCACGGTCGTCACCATGATCGGCGGCACCCTCGCCTCGGCCGCACCCACACCCGGCGGCGTCGGCGCGGTGGAGGCGGCGTTGATCGGCGGGCTGGCCGCTTTCGGCGTGCCCGCCGCGATCGGCGTTCCGGCGGTCCTGCTCTATCGCGTGCTGACCTGCTGGCTGCCGGTGTTCTGCGGCTGGCCGCTGATGCGCTGGCTCACCAAGCACGCCATGATCTGAGCATGTCTCCGGACACGAAAAATGGGCCGCCGGACGACTGCCCGGCGGCCCACCCCGCGTTTTCGCCCCGGTGACTCAGCCCGCGTAGTCGGCGTACTCCTTGCGCAGCTGAACCTTGACCACCTTGCCGCTGGCATTGCGCGGCAGCTCCGGCACGATCACCAGATCCTTGGGATGCTTGTAGCGCGCGAGGTTCTCGTTGAGGAATTCGGAAAGCTCCTCGAGGGTGAGCGTCTCGCCCTCGAGCAGTGCGACCACCGCCACCGGCACCTCGCCCCACTTCTCGTGCGCGCGCCCCACCACGGCCGCCTCGTGGATCTTCGGATGTGCGAACAGCACGTTCTCCACTTCGGCACAGTAGATGTTCTCGCCGCCGGAGATGATCATGTCCTTCTTGCGGTCGACCACCCAGACGAAGCCCTCCTCGTCCTGGCGGACCAGGTCGCCGGAGTGGAACCAGCCGCCCGCGAACGCCTCGGCGGTGGCCTCGGGCTTGTTCCAGTAGCCCTGCATCATGGTCGGGCCGCGGTAGACGATCTCGCCGATTTCGCCCGGCGCGACGTCGTTCATCTCGTCGTCGACGACGCGGGTCTGGATGGTCGGGATCGGCTGCCCGACCGAACCCAGTTTGCGCAGCGCGTCCTTGCCCTCTAGCACACAGGTGATCGGCGACATCTCGGTCTGGCCGAACACCGCGACATTCTGTGCGTCCGGGAAACATTCGGCCATCGCGCGCAGCACCGTCTCCGAGGCGGGCGCGGCGCCCCAGCTCAGAGTTTCCAGGGCCAGCTTGCGGGTCTTGACGGTCGGGTCCTCGCAGATCACCTGCCACTGCGCGGGCACGCAGAACGCGGTGGTGGCCTGTTCGGCCTCGATCGCGTCCAGGAATTCGGTGGCGTTGAACGCGCCGAGCGGATGCAGCACGGTCTTGGAACCGAGCATGAATGCCGGTGCGAGACTGCCCAATCCGGCGATGTGGAACAGCGGCGAGGTGCAGAAGGCGATGGTGTCCGGGGTGGAGTTCATGGCCCGGATACAGGTCAGCGCCTGGGAGTTCAGGTTGGCGTAGGACAGGATGGCGCCCTTCGGGCTGCCCGTGGTGCCCGAGGTGTACATGATCAGTGCCGGGGTGTCCTCCGGAATATCCTGCGGCACATGGGGTTCGCCGGTCTCCGCGAGGAAGTCGTCGTAGCCGATCACCCCGTCGCCCGTGGTACCGCCGATGACGACGCAGGTCTTCAGCTGTTCGCTCTGCGCCATCACGCCGATGGCCAGCGGCTGCAGCAGCGAATCGGTGACGATCGCCGCGGCACCGGAATCGGAGACGATGTAGGCGACCTCGGGCGGGGTGAGCCGGAAGTTCACCGGGACCGCGATCGCGCCCAGGGCATTGATGCCGAAGACCGCCTCGAGGTACTCGGTGTAGTTCAGCGCCAGGATCAGCACCCGGTCGCCGAAGCCGACTCCCCGGCGGGCCAGCGAATCGGCGAATTTCAGCGACCGCTCGTGCAGCTGCTTCCAGGTGGTGTCCTGTCCACGGAACCGGACCGCCACGGCGTCCGGGCGCATCAGCGCATGGGTGGCGATCTGGTTGTTCCAGTGATTGCGCCGCGACCGGATCGGTTCGGCGGTCTGGACACCGGTGGTCATGCAGGAACTCCTCTCGGCCCGTCACGATTCGTCCACCGGATGGCCCGATGGCATCGTCGACGGCTGAACCAACTGCGAGAATAGCAACTAACTTTTTCCCGTGACAAGGGTTACATACGAGAATCCCGGTTCACCACCAGATCGACAGATTCGACCTCGGAGCACGCTCTGCCAGGCATTTTTCCCCGATCAGGACGAATGTTCGAGGCCCGCCTTCACCGTCGACTGTAGCAAATTGGGACTTACATCCTGTTGTCTCCGGCCCCGTCGCCATGCCACTATCGAGCGCATCCGGGTACGCCTGGGCTCGCCCGCGGGGCCCGTCGGACCCTGGGCGCGGGGGTCCGCCACCGCTACCGATTCGTATCGCGGGCAGGAGGACGACAGATGTTGCGCACCAGATTCACCGAGATGTTCGGTATCGAGCACCCGATCGTGCAGGGCGGCATGATGCACGTCGGCCGGGCCGAACTCGTGGCGGCGGTCGCCAACGCCGGTGGGCTCGGCTTCATCACCGCGCTCACCCAGCCCACTCCCGATGACCTGCGGCGCGAGATCGAGCGCACCCGCGAACTCACCGACAAGCCGTTCGGTGTCAACGTCACGATCCTGCCCTCGATCAACCCGCCGCCGTACGAGGAGTACGCGCGGGCGATCATCGAATCGGGCGTGAAGATCGTCGAGACCGCGGGCAGCAACCCCGAGCCGTTCCTGCCGCACTACAAGGCGGCCGGAATCAAGGTGCTGCACAAGTGCACCAGCGTCCGGCACGCGATCAAGGCGCAGAAGATCGGCGTCGACGGCGTCAGCATCGACGGCTTCGAATGTGCCGGACATCCCGGTGAGGACGATGTGCCCGGCCTGATCCTGATCCCCGCCGCCACCAAGGCGCTCGAGATCCCGGTCATCGCCTCCGGCGGTTTCGCCGACGCCCGCGGCCTGGTCGCCGCGCTGGCGCTGGGCGCCGACGGCATCAATATGGGCACCCGCTTCCTGTGCACCGAGGAATCGCCGGTGCACCGGAAGGTCAAGGAGCAGATCGTCGCCCACACCGAGCGCGACACGCAGCTCATCTTCCGCACCATGCACAACACCGCGCGGGTGGCGAACAACGAGATCAGCCGCAAGGTCGTCGAGATCGAGGCGGCCGGAGGCGTTTTCGAGGATGTGCGGGAACTGGTCGCCGGTGCGCGCGGCCGCGTCGTCTTCGACGAGGGCGATCTGGACGCCGGAATCTGGTCCGCGGGCCAGGTCCAGGGCCTGATCGACGACATCCCCACCTGTGCCGAACTGATCTCGCGCATCGTGAGCGAGTCCGAGGCGCTGATCAATTCGCGCCTCGCGGGCATGCTGGCCTGAGCGGGCCGGCGGCGAGCCACGACCGGACACGGTCGTGGCTCGCGTGCGCCGCGCCGGTTGCCACTTCACCGAATCCGTAGTTCTCGGCATAATCGCTGGGGAACCTGCAATAGGCGGGACATCCGCACCCGGTCGGCACCGCGAGTCGCTGCGCGAAATCGCTCATCTCCGCATTCCGGCCGTCGTGCGGGCAACGCCGGATACGGGGAGGAAGTTGCTGTGGGTCGAGGCGAGCGAATCGGCACCCTGGCGGACGCGGCCATCGCCGCGGTCGCCGGATTACTCGGCACCGACCCCGAATCCGTCTCGACCACGGCTCCGTTCACCGATCTGGGCCTCACCTCGATACAACTCGCGCGGCTGACGGCGGTTCTGGAAGACGCGCTGGGCGTTGACATCTCACTGACCGAGCTCTACGACCACCCCGATATCGAGCAGCTCGTCGACCATCTCGAGTTGCGATGACGGCTGCGCACTCACAACCGGCGGTCTCGATCGTCGGCATCGGCTGCCGGGTGCCCGGCGCGTCCGGGCCGGAGGAATTGTGGCGACTGCTGGTCGAGGGCCGCGACGGCACCGGCGCACCGCCGCCGGACCGCGAGGGTGCGGGCCGGGGCGGCTATCTGCCCGCGGTCGCGGAGTTCGACAACGACTGGTTCGCGATCTCCGATCGCGAAGCGGCACTGATGGATCCGCAACAGCGGCTGGCCCTGGAGGTCGCCGTGGAGGCGATCGACGATGCCGGAATCGGCTATCGCGTACGCGGATCGAATGCGGCAGTGCTGTTCGGCGCCTGCGGATTCGATCACGGCGCGGTCGTACTCGGCAGCGGTGGCCGGGACGCCCCCTATGCGGTGACCGGCTCGGCGCTGAGCATCATCGCCAACCGGTTGTCGTATGCGCTGGATCTGCACGGGCCGAGCGTGGTGCTCGACAGCGCCTGCTCCTCGTCGCTGGCCGCCGTGGATCTGGCGATGCGACTACTGGCCGACGACGCGGTTCCGTTCGCCGTCGTCGGCGGCGTGAATCTCGCGCTGCTGCCGCATACTTCGCAGTATCTCGCCCAAGGCGGATTCCTGGCCCCGGACGGCCGCTGCAAACCGTTCGACGCGGCCGCCGACGGCTATGCGCGCGGCGACGGCGCCACCGTTCTGGTGCTGCAACGCACCGAGGACGCGCGGCGCGAAGGCAACCGCCGCTACGCCGAAATCCTCGGCGCCGCCGTCGGTTCCGACGGTCGCTCCAACGGGCTCTACGCCCCCAGCGGCCGCGCACAACAGCAGGTCGTCCGGAATGCCTGGGCGCGTGCGGGTCTCGACATCCGCGATGCCGGGTACTTCGAATGTCACGGCACCGGAACGCCGGTCGGCGACGCGGTGGAGGTCGAGGCGCTGGCGGCGGTCCTCGGGCCCGCCGACGACGCCGCACCCCGCCTCATCGGCTCGGTGAAATCGAATATCGGGCATCTGGAGGCGGCCGCCGGGGTCACCGGGCTCGCCAAGACCGCGTTGAGCCTGTGGCACGGAATCATCGTGCCCACCATCAACTTCCACCGCGAGAACCCGATGCTGCGACTGTCCGAACGCGGCCTGCGGGTGCCCACCGAATCGGTGGTCTGGGACCGGCGAGCGGATGTCCCGCGCTGTGCCGGGGTCAGCTCCTTCGGCTTCGGCGGCACGAACGCCCACGTCGTGCTCCGTGAGGCGGAACCCGATTCCACCGCACGGGAACTCGCGGCGCCGGTCCTCATCGCGCTCACCGGCCGCGACGAGATCGAACTGCGCGAGACGGCCGATCGCTGCGCCGCCGCGCTCGCCGACGAGACGCTGTCACTGCCCGACCTGGCCGCGGCGGGACGCGCCCTGCCGCAGGCGGTGCGCGCCGCGATCCTGGTCGATGACGCCGAGGACGCGGCCGACGCACTGCGCACGATCGCACATGGGGATCCCGCCCCGAATACGGTGCTCGGCATCGGAACCCGGCGCAGGGGCCGAGTTCTGTTCCTGTTCTCCGGCCAGGGCGGCCAGCACGCGCGAATGGGACGGGAGCTGGCGGCACGCTACCCCGTCTTCGCGCAGGCGCTGGCCGAGATCACCGATGCGATCGTCGCGGCCGGTGGTCCACGGGTCTGGACGCCGCGGCACGGATTCTCCGCCGGTGTGGACAGCACCGAAACCGTCCAGCCCGCGCTGTTCGCCTACCAGATCGCACTCACCCGGCTGCTGGCCGCGTGGGGACTCGAACCCGACGGAGTGAGCGGGCACAGCCTCGGGGAGATCGCGGCGGCCACGGTCGCCGGGGCAATCTCGGTTCCCGACGCCGCCCGGCTGGTCACCGAACGTTCCCGGCTGCTCGGCCGCCTCACGGGACAGGGCAGTATGGCGCTGCTCGAGGCGACACCGGACCAGGCCAGGCGACTGGTCGAACCGCTGCGCGCCGAGGTCGCGGTGGCGGCGGTGAACGGCCCACGGGCAGTGGTGGTTTCGGGCACCAACCGCTACATGGAGACACTGCTGCGCCGCGCGGAACGACGGCGGTACTACGCCCGGCCGGTGCCGGTGGACTTCGCCGCGCACAGCCCGCAGGTCCGATCGCTGGTCGAGGAGTTCACCGAGGCCGTCGCCCCGCTCACACCGCAGCCACCGCGTGTCCCGTTGTTCTCCACCGCGCGCCCCGCAACGATCATCGAATCCGCCACGATGGATATCGGTTACTGGATCGACAACCTCTGTGGCACCGTCGAATTGGATACCGCCGTCGAGACGGCGCTCGCGCGCGGCTACACCACGGTGGTCGAGATATCTCCGCACGCCGTGCTGGCGCCCACGGTGCGGGAACATCCGGAACTGGCCGATGCGGTCGTCGCCGCCGCGGATCGTGACGGCGAGGCCACGGCGCTCCTGCGCGCGATCGGCGCGATGTACATCCGCGGTCGCGATATCGACTGGTCCGCACAGGGCCCGGCGGCGCCCGCGGGTCGTAGGCGTTGGCGCCGCAAGACCTTTCCGCTGCTCACCCGCACGGCCACCGATCCCGCATCCGACCGTCTCGACGATCATGTGGTGGCCGGGATCCCCACAGTCCCGGCCGCGTATTGGATTCGGCGGCTACTGGATTCGGTACCCGGCCCGATCCGGCTGGCCGATTTCACCGTGCACGAACGCACCGACATCGCCGATCTGAGCGCGGTCGGCTACCGCGTCGGCGCGGACCTGCGGGTCGTGCTGGGCCCGCTGACGGTGGCCTCCGCGCGGACCACCACGGCGGCCACCCCCGCCGACATCCTCACCTGGATGCGTGCGATCGACACCCATCGCGCAGCGGAGAACTCGTCCGCCGCGATCGATCTCGCCGAGTTCTATTCCGGCCTGTCCCGCCGTGGCCTCGACTACGGTCCGGTGTTCCGCCCGCTGACCGGAATCCGCGCCGGATCCCGCAGTGCGGTGGGCACATTCGACTCCCCGCCGGTGTCCACCGCGGCGCTGGACGGATGTCTGCAGCTCATCGCCGCCGCGGCACACGAGCTGCTACCGGCCGACGGCCTCGCCCTTCCGGTCGGCATCGGGTCGGTCTGGATCTCCGATGCGCACCGGCTTCGGCTCACCGAGGCCCATGCCTTCGTCCGCGATCGGGTGGGCGACGATCTGCTCTGCGATGTGATCGCCCTCGATCAGTACGACGCACCCGCCATGGCGCTGCTGGACATCCGCATCCACTGTTCGGCCGTCGCCGAACCGGACGTGACCGCCGTCCCGGTGCCCGGCCGGTCGATCGACACGGTACCGCTGCGACGGCTCGGCGCCCCTGCCAGATCAGCCGGATACGATCCCACAGTGGCCACCGCACCCGAGTGGGCGGACTCCGTACTGCGCGAGGAATACTGGGCGCCGCTTCCGGAACCGCCGGTGACGGAACGGAATCCGTCGATCTCCCGGGTATTCGTGGTGGGTGAATCCGAGCTCGCCACGGCGGTGACCCGCGAGATCGACCGGCTGGTACCGACGCAGCGGGTGGCGCGCGAGCCCGGCGACGCGGGCGCGATTCTCGCCTCGGCGGCGATCGGTTCCGCCGATACCGGCGTGGTCCTGGTCTGGCCGGAGTCCGTCCCGGCAACGATCACCGCGGCGACGGATGCGGTCGGGAAGGCCCTGCGGATCCTGCAGCAGACCGTCACGTCGCCCGCGACCGCGACGATGACCGTGGTCCTGCGCGATCCGTCCTCGATCGAGCAGAACGCGGTGGCCGCACTGGTCCGGACGCTCCAGCTGGAATCCGGCCGCCCGGTGCGGCTGATCTGGTCCGATGGCGGCGATCCCGGAATGCTGCGCGATCTGGTCCTCGCGCGCACGGCCCCCGACGAGCTGCGGGTCGAACGGGCGGCGGCCCAGGTCCGCCGGTTCCGCCCGCTCGGCGGGGAAGGTTTCGCCGTCCCCGTCTCCACCGAGGGCACCTACGTGGTCACCGGCGGGCTCGGTGCACTGGGTGCCGCGGCGGTGCGCTGGCTGCTGGATCAGGGCGCCCACGATGTCGTCGTGCTGACCCGCACCCCGCGCCCGCTGCCGCCGCTGCTCGACGGCGCCGAGGATCGCGTGGTCGTGGTGCGCTGCGATGTCACCGACCGTGCCGATCTGTCGAACGCGCTCAACGACATCCGCGCCTGCGGATCGACCGTGCGCGGCGTGATCCATGCCGCCGGAGTCCTGCGGGACAGCGAATTCGATGCCGTCACCCCGGAATCGGTGAACCACCATTTCGAGCCGAAGGCCGGAGCGGCGGTGTCACTGCTGGACCTGACCTCTTGCGATCCGACCGATTTCACGCTCCTGTTCTCCTCCGCCACCGGACTTCTCGGCGCCCCCGGACAGGCCGCCTACGCCGCCGCCAACGCGGCCCTCGACGCCACGGCCCGGGCCTCCCAGGACCGCTCGGTGATCAGCATCGCCTGGGGCAGCTGGGATTCGGGGCTGGCCCGGTCTGCGGGCGGCGCCCAGCACCTGCGGGCCGCGGGCGTCACCCCGTTCGATGTCGCGCGCGGGCTCGCCGTGCTGTCGGCTGTGGTGGGCCGACCGCGCTCGGTGGTGCTCGCGCTCGACTACACCGCCACGGGCGACACCACGTCGGTAGGGGACAGACTACGAACCCTGCTGTCGGACAAGCACATCAGTCTCGACGGTGCTCAGTCGGACCGCACGCCCGTCGTCACACCGTCCGAGCCGTCGCTTTCGTCGGTGGGCGACGGAGATATCCACGGCATCGTGCGCGCCACCGTCGCGGGCACCCTGTCGCGGCCGATCGAATCCGTCGATCCGAACGCGGATTTCGGCTCCCTCGATCTGTCCTCGCTGCTCGCCATCGACCTGCGCAGACGGCTGGAGCATCGTCTCGGCATCCGGATCGCCACCGCCGAACTGTTCGAAAATCCCTCGGTCGCAGCGCTGTCCAAGGCGCTGGCGGTGCGTGTCCCGCAGCGGGAGACGTCATGATCGCCCCCTTGGCCGCGGCGGTCGCCGACCGCGCGGTACTCGCCCCGGACGAACCGGCGTTCACGGCCCTGTCGTTTCCCGGCGGAGAATGCCGCGCCGCGACGCTCACCACGGCGGAATTGCACAGCGCCACCGGCGATCTCGCCGCGGGCATTCGCGAGCACACCGAGCCGGGTGACCGAGTGGCGATTCTGTGCAGACACGGAATCGATTACGCCATCGCCTTTCTCGCCTGTCTCTACACCGCCCGCACCGCGGTCCCGCTGTTCCCGGTCACGATGCCGCGGCACGCCGACCGCCTGCACGCGATACTCGCCGACGCCCGTCCGAGCCTCGGCCTGATCTCCGCCGACGCCGAATTCCGTCACCTCGAGCAGCTACCGGCGCCCACCCGGT
Encoded here:
- the fadD5 gene encoding fatty-acid--CoA ligase FadD5, with product MTTGVQTAEPIRSRRNHWNNQIATHALMRPDAVAVRFRGQDTTWKQLHERSLKFADSLARRGVGFGDRVLILALNYTEYLEAVFGINALGAIAVPVNFRLTPPEVAYIVSDSGAAAIVTDSLLQPLAIGVMAQSEQLKTCVVIGGTTGDGVIGYDDFLAETGEPHVPQDIPEDTPALIMYTSGTTGSPKGAILSYANLNSQALTCIRAMNSTPDTIAFCTSPLFHIAGLGSLAPAFMLGSKTVLHPLGAFNATEFLDAIEAEQATTAFCVPAQWQVICEDPTVKTRKLALETLSWGAAPASETVLRAMAECFPDAQNVAVFGQTEMSPITCVLEGKDALRKLGSVGQPIPTIQTRVVDDEMNDVAPGEIGEIVYRGPTMMQGYWNKPEATAEAFAGGWFHSGDLVRQDEEGFVWVVDRKKDMIISGGENIYCAEVENVLFAHPKIHEAAVVGRAHEKWGEVPVAVVALLEGETLTLEELSEFLNENLARYKHPKDLVIVPELPRNASGKVVKVQLRKEYADYAG
- a CDS encoding acyl carrier protein, with translation MGRGERIGTLADAAIAAVAGLLGTDPESVSTTAPFTDLGLTSIQLARLTAVLEDALGVDISLTELYDHPDIEQLVDHLELR
- a CDS encoding NAD(P)H-dependent flavin oxidoreductase produces the protein MLRTRFTEMFGIEHPIVQGGMMHVGRAELVAAVANAGGLGFITALTQPTPDDLRREIERTRELTDKPFGVNVTILPSINPPPYEEYARAIIESGVKIVETAGSNPEPFLPHYKAAGIKVLHKCTSVRHAIKAQKIGVDGVSIDGFECAGHPGEDDVPGLILIPAATKALEIPVIASGGFADARGLVAALALGADGINMGTRFLCTEESPVHRKVKEQIVAHTERDTQLIFRTMHNTARVANNEISRKVVEIEAAGGVFEDVRELVAGARGRVVFDEGDLDAGIWSAGQVQGLIDDIPTCAELISRIVSESEALINSRLAGMLA
- a CDS encoding lysylphosphatidylglycerol synthase transmembrane domain-containing protein; translated protein: MRVDGREIAVSGSLLQPRIRRTSDIIRVVLSALLVALVVAGSLITRPRWEALERSVSDIVGFLTPEQSNLVYLLYGIAILALPFAILVRLILRMQWKLLSGYLAAGLIAVLMLSITESGISAPQWHLAVPRQLDTFLSQFLDDPRWIAMLAAGLTVASPWLPVSWRRWWWALLGAFVPLHLFVSLVVPSRAMLGLAVGWFVGAVIVLVVGTPALEVPLEAAVRVLAGRGFVVTGFTVLRPAGSGPLLLTADTGPHRQVVIELYGQNQRSWGMLRQLRRWLTFRSSERTPAFASMRRAVEHRALMGIALGDLDLASNKPLTVAALSRGWTLYANTKPRGRALAATDSEVVLGNVWRSLQHMHRAQISHGDLRADEIHVAEGRVLFGGFMNAEFGSHDARFATDIAQLLLTTSALFGAESAVRTAIGVMGEQCVIDASRRITKTGIGNHVRKSVPDAGELMKSVRAQVLTQTGEDRIEAARITRYSRNQIIQLVLLIGLVYVAYPYISQVPTFFTELRTANWWWALLGLAISASTYVGAAMALWGCAGEKVNFPNLMVMQVANTFAATTTPAGVGGLALSVRFLQKSGLGTVKATAAVALQQLVQVITHVGLLILFSVAAGVSANLSHFVPSATVLYLLAGGLLGAVGAAMFVPTVRRWLRTEVRPQLAEVIGELRTLAQRPVRLLMIVGGCATTTLGAAGALWAAIEAFGGATTFVTVTVVTMIGGTLASAAPTPGGVGAVEAALIGGLAAFGVPAAIGVPAVLLYRVLTCWLPVFCGWPLMRWLTKHAMI
- a CDS encoding type I polyketide synthase is translated as MTAAHSQPAVSIVGIGCRVPGASGPEELWRLLVEGRDGTGAPPPDREGAGRGGYLPAVAEFDNDWFAISDREAALMDPQQRLALEVAVEAIDDAGIGYRVRGSNAAVLFGACGFDHGAVVLGSGGRDAPYAVTGSALSIIANRLSYALDLHGPSVVLDSACSSSLAAVDLAMRLLADDAVPFAVVGGVNLALLPHTSQYLAQGGFLAPDGRCKPFDAAADGYARGDGATVLVLQRTEDARREGNRRYAEILGAAVGSDGRSNGLYAPSGRAQQQVVRNAWARAGLDIRDAGYFECHGTGTPVGDAVEVEALAAVLGPADDAAPRLIGSVKSNIGHLEAAAGVTGLAKTALSLWHGIIVPTINFHRENPMLRLSERGLRVPTESVVWDRRADVPRCAGVSSFGFGGTNAHVVLREAEPDSTARELAAPVLIALTGRDEIELRETADRCAAALADETLSLPDLAAAGRALPQAVRAAILVDDAEDAADALRTIAHGDPAPNTVLGIGTRRRGRVLFLFSGQGGQHARMGRELAARYPVFAQALAEITDAIVAAGGPRVWTPRHGFSAGVDSTETVQPALFAYQIALTRLLAAWGLEPDGVSGHSLGEIAAATVAGAISVPDAARLVTERSRLLGRLTGQGSMALLEATPDQARRLVEPLRAEVAVAAVNGPRAVVVSGTNRYMETLLRRAERRRYYARPVPVDFAAHSPQVRSLVEEFTEAVAPLTPQPPRVPLFSTARPATIIESATMDIGYWIDNLCGTVELDTAVETALARGYTTVVEISPHAVLAPTVREHPELADAVVAAADRDGEATALLRAIGAMYIRGRDIDWSAQGPAAPAGRRRWRRKTFPLLTRTATDPASDRLDDHVVAGIPTVPAAYWIRRLLDSVPGPIRLADFTVHERTDIADLSAVGYRVGADLRVVLGPLTVASARTTTAATPADILTWMRAIDTHRAAENSSAAIDLAEFYSGLSRRGLDYGPVFRPLTGIRAGSRSAVGTFDSPPVSTAALDGCLQLIAAAAHELLPADGLALPVGIGSVWISDAHRLRLTEAHAFVRDRVGDDLLCDVIALDQYDAPAMALLDIRIHCSAVAEPDVTAVPVPGRSIDTVPLRRLGAPARSAGYDPTVATAPEWADSVLREEYWAPLPEPPVTERNPSISRVFVVGESELATAVTREIDRLVPTQRVAREPGDAGAILASAAIGSADTGVVLVWPESVPATITAATDAVGKALRILQQTVTSPATATMTVVLRDPSSIEQNAVAALVRTLQLESGRPVRLIWSDGGDPGMLRDLVLARTAPDELRVERAAAQVRRFRPLGGEGFAVPVSTEGTYVVTGGLGALGAAAVRWLLDQGAHDVVVLTRTPRPLPPLLDGAEDRVVVVRCDVTDRADLSNALNDIRACGSTVRGVIHAAGVLRDSEFDAVTPESVNHHFEPKAGAAVSLLDLTSCDPTDFTLLFSSATGLLGAPGQAAYAAANAALDATARASQDRSVISIAWGSWDSGLARSAGGAQHLRAAGVTPFDVARGLAVLSAVVGRPRSVVLALDYTATGDTTSVGDRLRTLLSDKHISLDGAQSDRTPVVTPSEPSLSSVGDGDIHGIVRATVAGTLSRPIESVDPNADFGSLDLSSLLAIDLRRRLEHRLGIRIATAELFENPSVAALSKALAVRVPQRETS